The DNA window tggttggccactgtgtgagatggggatgctggaccagatggaccctcactggtctgatccagcaggggctcttctgaggttcttatcacGTGaataatggttttatttgcatttagccataggccgttacaaacaCTGAGGTTCTGATCAgtggaaggcctcggcctctgtgccctgttgttgggacctccagaggagctggttggccactgtgccaggcgggatgctggactagatggaccctcgctggtctgatccagcgaaGCTCTACTTctgtccctctttccctcccacaGGCTCTTCCGCCACCCTTCTCCGGCCTCCAGCACTCCCCTCAGCAGGACCAGCAAGCGCTTCCATGGCCACCCTCAACCAAATGCACCGCCTGGGTCGCTATAAGCGGCCCCCAACCAAGCCCGGACCCACCGATGGCCGGCCGCAGCTGAAGGCGGTGGTGCTGAAGACGCTCATCCGGAAGCCCAAGAAGCCCAACTCGGCCAACCGGAAGTGTGCCCGTGTCCGCCTCAGCACGGGCAAGGAGGCCATCTGCTTCATCCCCGGCGAGGGCCACAACCTCCAGGAGCACAGCATCGTCCTGGTGGAGGGGGGCCGCACCCAGGACCTGCCTGGCGTCAAGCTGAAGGTGGTGCGCGGCAAGTATGACTGCGCCCACGTCAtcaagaagaagtgagctggcgGGAAGACCTCTGGGCTGCTGAGCCCCACCCTCCTGGCCCCACAGctgactgtggcttcctttccctTCTGGACTGGCACTATACTTgcagggggggagaagaggataGATTTGGAATAAAGCCGTCCCGTGGGTTTCTCATTTGGCCTGGACTCCTCAGCGTGTTTCCGTCCTCCTCGGTCCACACTGGCCCTGGGCAATTTCCGGC is part of the Euleptes europaea isolate rEulEur1 chromosome 11, rEulEur1.hap1, whole genome shotgun sequence genome and encodes:
- the MRPS12 gene encoding 28S ribosomal protein S12, mitochondrial, whose product is MAWLRALAAPLRWGSSATLLRPPALPSAGPASASMATLNQMHRLGRYKRPPTKPGPTDGRPQLKAVVLKTLIRKPKKPNSANRKCARVRLSTGKEAICFIPGEGHNLQEHSIVLVEGGRTQDLPGVKLKVVRGKYDCAHVIKKK